One segment of Nakamurella flava DNA contains the following:
- the upp gene encoding uracil phosphoribosyltransferase: MTDGRKQDSLASHLAPHEIPADLDIIVVDHPLAAARLSTMRDARTDNSAFRTALRELTLMLIYEASRTLQVQYVPIHTPVARTNATRLSNPPLLVPVLRAGLGMADQAHALIPEAQMGFVGLARNEETLQPTPYMESLPESLAGRPVYVLDPMLATGGSMVHTIELLNARGATEVTAICTLAAPEGLRTLADAKLGVRVVTASVDERLNDSGYIVPGLGDAGDRQFGPPGH, encoded by the coding sequence ATGACCGACGGTAGAAAGCAGGACTCCTTGGCCAGCCATCTCGCGCCGCACGAGATCCCCGCCGATCTCGACATCATCGTCGTGGACCATCCGCTGGCAGCGGCCCGCCTGTCCACCATGCGTGACGCCCGGACGGACAACAGCGCATTCCGGACGGCGCTGCGCGAACTCACCCTGATGCTGATCTACGAGGCGTCCCGCACCCTGCAGGTCCAGTACGTCCCCATCCACACCCCGGTCGCCCGGACGAACGCCACCCGGCTGAGCAACCCGCCGCTGCTGGTGCCGGTGCTGCGGGCCGGTCTGGGCATGGCCGACCAGGCCCACGCGCTGATCCCCGAGGCGCAGATGGGTTTCGTCGGCCTCGCCCGCAACGAGGAGACCCTCCAACCGACGCCGTACATGGAGTCGCTGCCCGAGTCCCTGGCCGGACGACCCGTCTACGTCCTCGACCCGATGCTGGCGACCGGCGGTTCCATGGTGCACACCATCGAACTGCTCAACGCCCGGGGCGCCACCGAGGTGACCGCGATCTGCACCCTGGCGGCACCGGAGGGTCTGCGCACCCTGGCCGACGCGAAGCTCGGCGTCCGCGTCGTCACCGCGTCCGTCGACGAACGCCTCAACGACTCCGGTTACATCGTCCCGGGTCTGGGGGACGCGGGGGATCGGCAGTTCGGTCCGCCCGGACACTGA
- a CDS encoding phospho-sugar mutase, with protein MSLAAPLPTEVRTAALRWIADDPSPADRDELQRVLADAMAGRGEAVADLTDRMRAPLTFGTAGLRGPLRAGPAGMNLAVVRRAAAGIGRHLRATGAAGRTVIVGHDARHRSAEFARDAAGVLAAQGFTALLAPGPLPTPVTAFAVRHLGAAAGVQITASHNPPNDNGVKVYLADGAQLVGPADARIEAEIAAVPAAVSVDVGSPGAWPDDLVDAYVDRLGELARTAPAADRSSLRVALTPMHGVGGEVTVRGLRAAGITDVHVVAAQAVPDPDFPTVPFPNPEEPGATDRLLALAADVDAHLAIALDPDADRCALGIPGPDGWRMLTGDEAGALLGDHLLRTLDRTAHPDPLVATTIVSGEQLQAIAARHGARYDETLTGFKWIVRAGDGSGTGLVFGYEEALGLCVDPGVVRDKDGISAAVVAADLTALLRSTGATVTDRLAEIVDADGLFVTGPLSIRVTRLADISDAMRRIRATPPTELLGDDITESADLLPRTDAVRWRTTRARVVVRPSGTEPKLKAYLQVRGTDGQSADQVRADLDRLREEVRAVLGL; from the coding sequence ATGTCCCTGGCCGCGCCGCTGCCCACCGAGGTCCGCACGGCCGCCCTGCGGTGGATCGCCGACGACCCGTCGCCGGCCGACCGGGACGAGCTGCAACGCGTGCTGGCCGACGCCATGGCCGGCCGGGGCGAGGCGGTCGCCGACCTCACCGACCGGATGCGGGCCCCGTTGACCTTCGGTACCGCGGGCCTGCGCGGACCCCTGCGGGCCGGACCGGCCGGGATGAACCTCGCCGTGGTGCGCCGGGCCGCCGCCGGTATCGGGCGCCACCTGCGGGCGACCGGCGCCGCCGGCCGCACCGTGATCGTCGGGCACGACGCCCGGCACCGGTCGGCGGAGTTCGCCCGGGACGCCGCCGGGGTGCTGGCTGCGCAGGGTTTCACCGCGCTCCTCGCTCCCGGACCGCTGCCCACCCCGGTGACCGCGTTCGCCGTCCGGCACCTGGGTGCGGCGGCGGGCGTGCAGATCACCGCGTCCCACAACCCGCCGAACGACAACGGGGTGAAGGTCTACCTGGCCGACGGCGCCCAGCTCGTCGGCCCCGCCGACGCCCGCATCGAGGCGGAGATCGCCGCCGTCCCGGCCGCCGTCTCCGTCGATGTCGGCTCCCCCGGGGCCTGGCCGGACGACCTGGTCGACGCCTACGTCGACCGACTCGGTGAGCTGGCCCGCACCGCGCCGGCCGCCGACCGGTCGTCGCTGCGCGTCGCGCTGACCCCGATGCACGGGGTGGGCGGCGAGGTGACCGTGCGCGGACTGCGGGCCGCCGGCATCACCGACGTGCACGTGGTCGCCGCCCAGGCCGTCCCCGACCCCGACTTCCCGACCGTCCCCTTCCCCAACCCGGAGGAACCGGGCGCGACCGACCGGCTGCTCGCCCTGGCCGCCGACGTCGACGCCCACCTGGCCATCGCCCTCGACCCGGACGCCGACCGGTGCGCGCTGGGGATCCCTGGCCCGGACGGCTGGCGGATGCTCACCGGCGACGAGGCCGGCGCCCTGCTGGGCGACCACCTGCTGCGCACCCTCGACCGCACCGCGCACCCCGACCCGCTGGTCGCCACGACCATCGTCTCCGGGGAACAACTGCAGGCCATCGCCGCCCGGCACGGCGCCCGCTACGACGAGACACTCACCGGGTTCAAGTGGATCGTCCGGGCCGGCGACGGGTCCGGCACCGGCCTGGTCTTCGGCTACGAGGAAGCCCTGGGCCTGTGCGTCGATCCGGGCGTCGTGCGCGACAAGGACGGCATCTCCGCCGCCGTGGTCGCCGCCGACCTGACCGCGCTGCTGCGCTCCACCGGGGCGACCGTCACCGATCGCCTGGCCGAGATCGTCGACGCGGACGGGCTTTTCGTGACCGGTCCGTTGTCGATCCGGGTGACCCGGCTGGCCGACATCAGCGACGCGATGCGTCGCATCCGCGCCACCCCGCCCACCGAACTGCTCGGCGACGACATCACCGAATCCGCCGACCTGCTCCCCCGCACCGACGCCGTCCGCTGGCGCACGACCCGCGCGCGGGTCGTCGTCCGGCCGTCCGGCACGGAACCGAAACTCAAGGCCTACCTGCAGGTCCGGGGCACCGACGGTCAGTCCGCCGACCAGGTGCGGGCCGACCTGGACCGGCTGCGCGAGGAGGTCCGGGCGGTGCTGGGGCTCTAG
- a CDS encoding purine-nucleoside phosphorylase, translating to MSDASNPAAPSPQELAAQAAAVLAERTGAATHDVALVMGSGWLPAAERLGTPEAEIDMTDLPGFRAPGVAGHAGKVLSVVIGDKRALVFLGRTHLYEGRGVAAVAHAVRTTAAAGVRTLLLTNAAGGLRPGMRPGEAVLIADHLNLTATSPIAGANFVDLTDLYSPRLRELARQISPELTEGVYAQFPGPHFETPAEIRMLATLGADLVGMSTVLEAIAAREAGLEVFGLSLVTNLAAGITGEALNHQEVLDTGRAAAADLGELLRELITRS from the coding sequence ATGTCCGACGCCTCGAACCCCGCCGCCCCGTCGCCGCAGGAACTCGCCGCCCAGGCCGCCGCCGTGCTGGCCGAGCGCACCGGCGCCGCCACCCACGACGTCGCCCTGGTGATGGGCTCCGGTTGGCTGCCGGCCGCCGAACGGCTGGGTACGCCGGAGGCCGAGATCGACATGACCGATCTGCCCGGCTTCCGGGCCCCTGGGGTCGCCGGCCACGCCGGCAAGGTGCTGTCCGTCGTGATCGGCGACAAGCGGGCCCTGGTCTTCCTCGGCCGCACCCATCTGTACGAGGGCCGCGGGGTCGCCGCCGTGGCCCACGCCGTGCGCACCACCGCCGCCGCCGGAGTGCGGACGCTGCTGCTGACCAACGCGGCCGGCGGACTGCGCCCCGGGATGCGCCCCGGTGAGGCCGTCCTCATCGCCGACCACCTCAACCTGACCGCCACCTCACCGATCGCCGGGGCCAACTTCGTCGACCTCACCGACCTCTACTCACCGCGGCTGCGCGAGCTGGCCCGCCAGATCTCCCCCGAGCTCACCGAGGGCGTCTACGCCCAATTCCCCGGGCCGCACTTCGAGACCCCGGCCGAGATCCGGATGCTCGCCACCCTGGGCGCCGACCTGGTCGGCATGTCGACGGTGCTGGAGGCCATCGCCGCCCGCGAGGCCGGACTCGAGGTGTTCGGCCTGTCCCTGGTGACCAACCTCGCCGCCGGCATCACCGGCGAGGCCCTCAACCACCAGGAGGTCCTGGACACCGGCCGCGCCGCCGCGGCCGACCTCGGTGAACTGCTCCGTGAGCTGATCACCCGGTCCTGA
- a CDS encoding serine/threonine-protein kinase, translating into MPPTETPPDRGSVARPAPGAPAASPQDTQPAVMESLLSRSGARPPAATRTPDASASGRRLAGRYRLDSVIGKGSMGTVWAATDEVLQRRVAIKEIDYPPGMSSDEVRQLQQRTLREARAIGALSNPYVVTLFDILTLDSGPVIVMELLRARSLADIIKQVERLSDGQAATIGVAVAGGLLAAHAAGITHRDVKPANVLICDDGRIKLTDFGIARSSGEQTLTATGLLLGSPAYIAPEVASGVPAGPVSDAWGLGGLLFACVEGHPPFDQGSAIATLTSVVKDPVPPHPHAGRIGGVVSGLLVKTPHLRMRLDRALTALRAVADDPSGMKLGLAGQLPPSPAATPAHGMPHQARPARPASSPLATPASGLRPAGPEPVSSPADVSATGRATRSGVGPGAQTPVPAASKDLPPPPWATDGTGSAALPALPDVAPPRSRARLLVALLVAALIAVAAFLGVRLIADAASDGTASAAAPPAATAGPADTGETPGQL; encoded by the coding sequence ATGCCGCCGACCGAGACGCCGCCCGATCGTGGGTCGGTCGCACGTCCGGCGCCGGGCGCTCCGGCGGCATCCCCGCAGGACACCCAACCCGCGGTGATGGAGTCGCTGCTCAGCCGGTCCGGGGCTCGGCCGCCGGCCGCGACCCGGACCCCCGACGCTTCGGCGTCCGGGCGACGGCTGGCCGGGCGCTACCGGCTCGACTCCGTCATCGGCAAGGGATCGATGGGCACGGTGTGGGCGGCCACCGACGAGGTGCTGCAGCGTCGGGTCGCCATCAAGGAGATCGACTACCCGCCGGGCATGTCGTCCGACGAGGTCCGCCAGCTGCAGCAGCGGACGCTGCGGGAGGCCCGGGCGATCGGTGCGCTGTCCAACCCGTACGTCGTCACGCTCTTCGACATCCTGACCCTGGACAGCGGCCCGGTCATCGTCATGGAGCTGCTGCGGGCGCGGTCGCTGGCCGACATCATCAAGCAGGTCGAGCGTCTGTCCGACGGGCAGGCCGCCACCATCGGTGTCGCGGTCGCCGGCGGACTGCTCGCCGCCCACGCCGCCGGTATCACCCACCGCGACGTCAAACCGGCCAACGTGCTCATCTGCGACGACGGCCGCATCAAGCTGACCGACTTCGGCATCGCCCGCAGCTCGGGGGAGCAGACCCTGACCGCGACCGGGCTGCTGCTCGGGTCGCCGGCCTACATCGCGCCCGAGGTCGCCAGCGGCGTCCCCGCCGGGCCGGTGTCCGACGCGTGGGGCCTGGGTGGGCTGCTCTTCGCGTGCGTCGAGGGGCATCCGCCGTTCGACCAAGGGTCGGCCATCGCCACCCTGACCTCCGTGGTCAAGGACCCGGTGCCGCCGCACCCGCACGCCGGCCGGATCGGCGGCGTGGTGTCCGGTCTGCTGGTCAAGACCCCGCATCTGCGCATGCGGCTGGACCGGGCGCTCACCGCATTGCGGGCGGTCGCCGACGACCCGTCCGGGATGAAGCTGGGCCTGGCCGGACAGCTGCCGCCCAGCCCGGCGGCGACCCCGGCCCACGGCATGCCGCACCAGGCCCGGCCCGCCCGTCCGGCGTCCTCACCGCTGGCCACCCCGGCGAGCGGCCTGCGGCCGGCCGGTCCGGAACCGGTGTCGAGCCCGGCCGACGTGTCCGCCACCGGGCGGGCCACCCGCTCGGGCGTGGGCCCCGGTGCGCAGACCCCCGTCCCCGCCGCGTCGAAGGATCTGCCCCCGCCACCGTGGGCGACCGACGGCACCGGATCGGCGGCGTTGCCGGCCCTGCCGGACGTGGCGCCCCCGCGCAGCCGGGCCCGGTTGCTCGTCGCCCTGCTGGTGGCGGCGCTGATCGCGGTGGCCGCGTTCCTGGGGGTCCGGCTGATCGCCGACGCCGCCAGCGACGGCACGGCCTCGGCCGCCGCGCCCCCGGCAGCCACGGCCGGTCCGGCCGACACGGGCGAGACCCCCGGCCAGCTCTGA
- the meaB gene encoding methylmalonyl Co-A mutase-associated GTPase MeaB — MSTPVPAADRPTAGGATATDTTRLLTDLQNGSRAALARAITLVESTRADHRAAARDLLAALPEPERPTVRIGISGVPGAGKSTLVEMLGTRLTAAGHRVGVLAVDPSSARTGGSVLGDKTRMPRLAVDPDAYIRPSPTAGTLGGVARATAQTVPVLEAAGFDVVLVETVGVGQSETHVAAMVDTFLLLALARSGDQLQGIKKGVLELADVVAINKADGDRATEARAAARELAGALRLTARGMDEVWTPRVVTCSGLTGDGVDELWATVTAHAAALGPERIRQRRAQQRWALAQALVRDELEDRYRRSPQVLAVRDDVRRDVLDGVLSASAAADALLGAFDAT, encoded by the coding sequence GTGTCGACTCCCGTTCCCGCCGCCGACCGTCCGACCGCCGGCGGGGCAACGGCGACGGACACCACCCGGCTGCTGACCGACCTGCAGAACGGTTCCCGTGCGGCCCTCGCGCGAGCCATCACCCTCGTGGAATCCACCCGGGCCGACCACCGGGCCGCGGCGCGGGATCTGCTGGCCGCGCTCCCCGAACCGGAGCGACCGACCGTCCGGATCGGCATCAGCGGGGTCCCGGGGGCCGGGAAATCGACCCTGGTGGAGATGCTCGGCACCCGGCTGACCGCGGCCGGGCACCGCGTCGGCGTCCTGGCCGTCGACCCGTCCAGCGCCCGCACCGGCGGGTCGGTACTCGGCGACAAGACCCGGATGCCGCGCCTGGCCGTCGACCCCGACGCCTACATCCGGCCCTCCCCCACTGCGGGCACGCTCGGCGGGGTCGCCCGGGCGACCGCGCAGACCGTCCCGGTGCTGGAGGCCGCCGGTTTCGACGTCGTGCTGGTCGAGACGGTCGGCGTCGGCCAGTCCGAGACCCACGTGGCCGCGATGGTCGACACGTTCCTCCTGCTGGCCCTGGCCCGGTCGGGTGATCAGTTGCAGGGCATCAAGAAGGGCGTCCTGGAACTGGCGGACGTCGTCGCGATCAACAAGGCCGACGGCGACCGCGCCACCGAGGCCCGGGCGGCGGCCCGCGAACTGGCTGGGGCCCTCCGACTCACCGCGCGGGGCATGGACGAGGTCTGGACCCCACGCGTCGTGACCTGCTCCGGGCTCACCGGCGACGGGGTGGACGAGCTGTGGGCCACCGTGACGGCGCACGCCGCGGCCCTGGGCCCGGAGCGGATCCGGCAGCGGCGGGCCCAGCAACGCTGGGCGCTGGCCCAGGCGCTGGTCCGCGACGAACTGGAGGACCGCTACCGCCGGTCCCCGCAGGTGCTGGCCGTCCGGGACGACGTCCGCCGGGACGTGCTCGACGGCGTGCTGTCCGCGTCGGCGGCGGCCGACGCACTGCTCGGCGCGTTCGACGCGACCTGA
- a CDS encoding SgcJ/EcaC family oxidoreductase — translation MTSTPGRHPEHERRAVERTRYLAHRLMTAYNDMDADAFAALFTPDAVFINIFGTRMPGRAEIARGHRAGFETRLAGTALTADDLRVALVHESTTVAHLSWTLRHTPAATAHTLAPCRGIFTLVAASTDGADWAFVAATNVRQTPTTG, via the coding sequence ATGACCTCGACCCCCGGCCGTCACCCGGAGCACGAACGTCGAGCGGTAGAACGCACGCGGTACCTCGCCCACCGGCTGATGACCGCCTACAACGACATGGACGCGGACGCCTTTGCCGCGCTGTTCACCCCGGACGCCGTCTTCATCAACATCTTCGGCACGCGGATGCCGGGTCGCGCCGAGATCGCCCGCGGGCATCGGGCCGGGTTCGAGACCCGCCTGGCCGGAACCGCGCTGACGGCTGACGATCTCCGCGTCGCTCTGGTGCACGAGTCGACCACGGTGGCGCACCTGTCCTGGACTCTCCGCCACACCCCCGCCGCGACCGCACACACGCTTGCCCCGTGCCGCGGCATCTTCACCCTGGTCGCCGCGAGCACCGACGGCGCCGACTGGGCCTTCGTCGCGGCCACTAACGTCCGGCAGACGCCGACCACCGGCTGA
- a CDS encoding DUF429 domain-containing protein: protein MTTTAAIGAAAPTAGVDLAAAPTNTAVAVVDWSMDGEAELTQLTVGVADDAIVEVIGRVARAGGRTGIDCPLGWPERFVEFLLAHRGGTAPTDLGTPDARRPLLYRRTDLAVIAAGHRPLSVAADRIAHPAVRVAGILARLSEPGRPVDRSGRGPVAEVYPAVALRHWGLTSRAYKGTANAAVRSALVGNLLATIPWLRVSGGQRELLCRSDHALDALVSALVARAVVIGAATVPPPADAAVAAIEGWIALPTTALHRLPTGGATA from the coding sequence GTGACGACGACCGCGGCGATCGGAGCCGCCGCGCCCACTGCCGGCGTGGACCTGGCCGCCGCGCCGACCAACACAGCGGTCGCCGTCGTCGACTGGTCCATGGACGGTGAAGCCGAGCTGACCCAGCTCACCGTCGGCGTGGCCGACGACGCCATCGTCGAGGTCATCGGCCGGGTGGCGCGGGCGGGCGGGCGGACCGGGATCGACTGCCCGCTGGGGTGGCCGGAGCGGTTCGTCGAGTTCCTGCTGGCCCACCGGGGCGGCACCGCGCCGACCGACCTGGGCACGCCGGACGCGCGCCGTCCGCTGCTGTACCGGCGCACCGATCTGGCCGTCATCGCCGCCGGGCACCGGCCGCTGAGCGTGGCCGCCGATCGCATCGCGCATCCCGCGGTCCGGGTGGCCGGCATCCTGGCCCGCCTGTCCGAACCCGGCCGTCCCGTGGACCGCAGCGGCCGCGGGCCGGTGGCCGAGGTGTACCCGGCGGTCGCGTTGCGGCATTGGGGGCTGACCTCCCGGGCGTACAAGGGGACGGCCAACGCGGCGGTCCGCAGCGCCCTGGTCGGTAACCTCCTGGCAACGATCCCGTGGTTGCGGGTGTCCGGGGGCCAGCGCGAGCTGCTGTGCCGTTCCGATCACGCGCTCGACGCCCTCGTCAGCGCACTGGTCGCCCGCGCCGTGGTGATCGGCGCGGCGACCGTCCCGCCGCCGGCGGACGCGGCGGTCGCCGCGATCGAGGGATGGATCGCCCTGCCGACGACCGCACTGCATCGCCTGCCGACCGGAGGAGCCACCGCATGA
- a CDS encoding acyl-CoA dehydrogenase family protein: MTPTPSEPLTDRARDYLDLDSLLTDAERRTQATVRAFVDDRIRPYIADWYERAHFPREIAPQMGALGLLGMHLTGYGCAGRSAVEYGLAAMELEAGDSGLRTFVSVQGSLAMTAIHRHGSEEQKRQWLPRMATGELIGCFGLTEPTAGSDPASMRTFARRDGAGDGADWVLSGAKRWIGLASIAAVAVIWAQTDDGIRGFLVPTDSPGFTATPIAGKLSMRASIQCDITMDDVRLPADAVLPGVVGLKGPFSCLNEARYGILWGVLGAARDSYEAAVRYSLQRTQFDRPLAGYQLTQRKLADMVLELQKGQLVALHTGRLKDAGRLQPQQISFGKLNNVREAIAICRQARELLGGNGITLEHSPLRHADNLESVRTYEGTDDVHTLVMGQAITGLPAFR, from the coding sequence ATGACCCCGACGCCGTCCGAGCCGTTGACCGATCGGGCCCGCGATTACCTGGACCTCGACTCGTTGCTGACCGACGCGGAGCGGCGGACGCAGGCGACGGTCCGCGCGTTCGTCGACGACCGCATCCGTCCGTACATCGCCGACTGGTACGAGCGCGCGCACTTCCCGCGGGAGATCGCCCCGCAGATGGGCGCTCTCGGGCTGCTCGGGATGCACCTGACCGGATACGGCTGCGCCGGTCGCAGCGCCGTCGAGTACGGCCTGGCGGCCATGGAGTTGGAGGCCGGCGACTCCGGGCTGCGGACGTTCGTCTCCGTCCAGGGGTCCCTGGCGATGACCGCGATCCACCGGCACGGCTCGGAGGAACAGAAGCGGCAGTGGCTGCCGCGGATGGCCACCGGTGAACTCATCGGCTGCTTCGGCCTCACCGAGCCGACCGCCGGCAGCGACCCGGCCAGCATGCGCACGTTCGCCCGCCGGGACGGTGCGGGCGACGGTGCGGACTGGGTCCTGTCCGGGGCGAAGCGGTGGATCGGGCTGGCGTCGATCGCCGCGGTCGCGGTCATCTGGGCGCAGACCGACGACGGCATCCGGGGTTTCCTGGTCCCGACCGACTCGCCCGGGTTCACCGCCACCCCCATCGCCGGCAAGCTGTCGATGCGCGCCTCCATCCAGTGCGACATCACGATGGACGACGTCCGGCTGCCGGCCGACGCCGTCCTCCCCGGGGTGGTCGGGTTGAAGGGGCCGTTCAGCTGCCTCAACGAGGCCCGGTACGGCATCCTCTGGGGCGTCCTCGGCGCGGCCCGCGACTCGTACGAGGCCGCGGTGCGCTACAGCCTGCAGCGCACCCAGTTCGACCGTCCGCTCGCCGGGTACCAGCTGACCCAGCGCAAACTCGCCGACATGGTCCTGGAACTGCAGAAGGGCCAGCTGGTCGCCCTGCACACCGGCCGGCTCAAGGACGCGGGACGCCTGCAGCCCCAGCAGATCTCGTTCGGGAAGCTGAACAACGTGCGGGAGGCCATCGCCATCTGCCGGCAGGCCCGGGAACTGCTGGGCGGCAACGGGATCACCCTGGAGCACTCACCGTTGCGGCACGCCGACAACCTCGAGAGCGTGCGGACCTACGAGGGCACCGACGACGTCCACACGCTTGTCATGGGGCAGGCCATCACCGGTCTACCCGCTTTCCGGTGA
- a CDS encoding MFS transporter: MTAEPAPRPAAGPRVLIAAAILLLAFNLRPAVNVLGAVIPELRAATGLPAGTTGLLLSLPTLAFAVTGLAAPALAARFGAHRTVVVALAALVMGQVARAFLPGVAALFAGSLLALAGIAVANVLMPGLVRAHFPDRIPLLTAAYTTLLTVGGAAAAGLTIPVERALGGDWQVGLGLWTVTAVIALVPWLAMLRADRGPAAKAAGAPAGRRIPLRQLARTRVAWALAVYFACQSMVAYVVFGWLTQILVGAGLPDVVAAAQVSIAIAVGVPFAALVPPLLGRASRPQLLVLGLSSCYLAAFVGLIASPTDPVWLWAALIGVGTGTFPLALTLIALRARTGLATTSLSAFTQCVGYLIASVGPIGFGLLFDLSGDWTIPLLAMCAVVVLQIVAGLAAVRPRKVEDELPSAA, from the coding sequence GTGACGGCCGAACCGGCACCGCGTCCCGCTGCGGGTCCGCGGGTGCTGATCGCCGCGGCGATCCTGCTGTTGGCCTTCAACCTGCGCCCGGCGGTCAACGTGCTCGGCGCGGTCATCCCCGAGTTGCGGGCGGCGACCGGACTCCCGGCCGGCACCACCGGGTTGCTCCTGTCGCTGCCCACGTTGGCCTTCGCGGTCACCGGGTTGGCCGCCCCGGCGCTGGCCGCGAGGTTCGGCGCCCATCGCACCGTCGTGGTCGCGCTCGCCGCGTTGGTGATGGGGCAGGTGGCCCGCGCCTTCCTGCCCGGTGTGGCGGCCCTGTTCGCCGGCTCGCTCCTCGCGCTGGCCGGGATCGCGGTGGCCAACGTCCTGATGCCCGGGCTGGTGCGCGCGCACTTCCCCGATCGCATCCCGCTGCTCACCGCCGCCTACACCACCCTGCTGACGGTCGGCGGGGCGGCGGCCGCAGGGTTGACCATCCCGGTGGAACGGGCGCTGGGGGGCGACTGGCAGGTCGGTCTCGGGTTGTGGACGGTGACCGCGGTGATCGCCCTGGTGCCGTGGCTGGCGATGCTGCGGGCCGACCGGGGCCCCGCGGCGAAGGCCGCAGGCGCGCCGGCCGGTCGACGGATACCGCTGCGCCAGCTGGCGCGGACCCGGGTGGCCTGGGCGCTGGCCGTCTACTTCGCCTGCCAGTCGATGGTCGCCTACGTGGTGTTCGGCTGGCTGACCCAGATCCTCGTGGGGGCGGGTCTGCCCGACGTGGTGGCGGCCGCGCAGGTGTCGATCGCGATCGCGGTGGGTGTCCCGTTCGCCGCGCTGGTGCCGCCGCTGCTGGGCCGGGCCAGCCGTCCGCAGCTGCTCGTACTGGGGTTGTCGTCCTGCTATCTGGCCGCGTTCGTCGGATTGATCGCATCGCCGACGGACCCGGTGTGGCTGTGGGCGGCGCTCATCGGGGTCGGCACCGGGACGTTCCCGCTGGCCCTGACCCTGATCGCGCTGCGGGCCCGCACCGGGCTCGCGACCACGTCGCTCTCGGCGTTCACGCAGTGCGTCGGGTACCTGATCGCCTCGGTCGGCCCCATCGGGTTCGGGTTGCTGTTCGACCTGAGCGGCGACTGGACGATCCCGCTGCTGGCGATGTGCGCGGTGGTGGTCCTGCAGATCGTGGCCGGCCTGGCGGCGGTGCGGCCCCGCAAGGTCGAGGACGAACTGCCGTCCGCGGCCTGA
- a CDS encoding nuclear transport factor 2 family protein — MSDDHAQAFADALQHLEKSGDVDAFVQEQFADGATLLRPEVDQEVSGSDGARQYWQQYLGQFSDIASSFDRITGSGNLGVLEWTSTGTLAAGASINYRGVSLLDFDDQGKVSRFATYFDTAPFAGAATS, encoded by the coding sequence ATGTCCGACGACCACGCCCAGGCCTTCGCCGACGCTCTGCAGCACCTCGAGAAGAGCGGTGACGTGGACGCTTTCGTCCAGGAGCAATTCGCCGACGGGGCGACGCTGCTGCGCCCCGAGGTCGACCAGGAGGTCAGCGGCAGCGACGGCGCCCGGCAGTACTGGCAGCAGTACCTCGGCCAGTTCTCCGACATCGCCTCCTCGTTCGACCGGATCACCGGGTCGGGGAACCTCGGCGTCCTGGAGTGGACGAGCACCGGCACCCTGGCCGCGGGGGCGTCGATCAACTACCGCGGCGTGAGCCTGCTCGACTTCGACGACCAGGGGAAGGTGTCGCGGTTCGCCACCTACTTCGACACCGCCCCGTTCGCCGGGGCTGCGACCTCCTGA